A section of the Humulus lupulus chromosome 2, drHumLupu1.1, whole genome shotgun sequence genome encodes:
- the LOC133814403 gene encoding uncharacterized protein LOC133814403 produces the protein MPEKGRKKGYKYLKCNFCSKDIKGGMKRVKEHLACTDKDVKPCPKVPKEVKDEISQYLKDYENTKFISQRKFDEAVDCGSYFGDGPSGCGSGTPLEGVNSCPSDCVKDAQKLFELLDGVVEEIGEDIVIQVITDNASAYKVAGRLLMEKRKSLYWTSCAAHCIDLMLEKIGELPQHKNAFLKARRVSNFIHNHQWVLSLTRKFAKKDILQPAVTRFATAFLTLESMHQLKQPLQMMFVSKEWSSCAWAKKPEGKAMKKNHNE, from the exons ATGCCGGAAAAAGGTAGAAAAAAAGGATACAAGTATTTAAAGTGTAATTTTTGTAGTAAGGATATTAAGGGAGGGATGAAGAGAGTGAAAGAACATCTTGCTTGCACAGACAAAGATGTAAAACCATGTCCTAAAGTACCTAAAGAAGTCAAGGATGAGATAAGTCAATATTTGAAAGACTATGAAAATACAAAATTTATTTCTCAACGAAAGTTTGATGAGGCGGTGGATTGTGGATCCTACTTTGGTGATGGAcctagtggttgtggtagtggcaCTCCTTTGGAGGGCGTGAATTCTTGTCCTAGCG ATTGTGTAAAAGATGCACAAAAATTGTTTGAATTACTTGATGGTGTTGTTGAAGAAATTGGAGAAGATATTGTCATTCAGGTGATCACTGATAATGCAAGTGCATACAAGGTAGCTGGAAGATTATTAATGGAGAAGAGAAAAAGTTTGTATTGGACTTCGTGTGCTGCTCATTGTATTGATTTGATGCTTGAGAAAATTGGAGAATTGCCACAACATAAAAATGCTTTTCTTAAAGCAAGGAGAGTTAGCAATTTCATCCATAACCATCAATGGGTGTTGAGTTTAACAAGAAAATTTGCAAAGAAAGATATTCTTCAACCAGCTGTCACACGATTCGCCACTGCCTTTCTAACTTTAGAAAGTATGCATCAATTGAAGCAACCACTACAAATGATGTTCGTTTCAAAAGAATGGTCAAGTTGTGCATGGGCAAAGAAACCTGAAGGGAAAGctatgaaaaaaaatcataatgaATGA